The following are encoded in a window of Carya illinoinensis cultivar Pawnee chromosome 15, C.illinoinensisPawnee_v1, whole genome shotgun sequence genomic DNA:
- the LOC122297634 gene encoding N-glycosylase/DNA lyase OGG1-like — MHSPRPSSLPIMKRSRPTPPPTPPLSTAKSTAPIFKKPKSKATIPPKWVPLGLSLSELSLPLTFPTGQTFRWKQTGPLQYTGVVDSYLISLKHLQDGEVSYCFHQHATTGDENNARVALLDFLNIRISLSEIWEVFSASDPRFAELARHLGGARVLRQDPLECLIQFLCSSNNNITRITKMVNFISSLGNCLGTVEGFEFYQFPGLERLAMVSEDELREAGFGYRAKYIIGTVNALQSKPGGGTEWLASLRNLDLHEVIDALSTLPGVGPKVAACIALFSLDQHHAIPVDTHVWQIATRYLLPELAGARLTPRLCSRVADAFVSKYGKYAGWAQTLLFIAELPSQKALLPSQFCSAKEKKAAKSKNGKTCSAN, encoded by the exons ATGCACTCACCGAGACCGAGCTCTCTCCCAATCATGAAGAGGTCCAGACCGACCCCACCACCCACACCGCCGCTTTCCACTGCCAAATCCACCGCACCCATCTTCAAGAAACCCAAATCCAAAGCCACGATCCCACCCAAATGGGTTCCACTCGGTCTCAGCCTATCGGAGCTGTCCCTGCCCCTCACTTTCCCCACCGGCCAAACCTTCCGGTGGAAACAAACCGGTCCTCTTCAGTACACCGGTGTCGTCGACTCCTACCTCATCTCCCTCAAGCATCTCCAAGATGGGGAAGTCTCCTACTGCTTCCACCAACACGCCACCACCGGGGATGAGAACAACGCCAGGGTGGCTCTGCTTGATTTTCTCAATATACGTATTTCGCTCAGTGAAATCTGGGAGGTCTTCTCGGCCTCAGACCCGAGGTTCGCCGAGCTGGCGCGCCATCTGGGCGGGGCCCGGGTGCTCAGGCAAGACCCGCTTGAGTGTTTGATACAGTTTCTGTGTTCCTCTAATAATAACATAACGAGAATTACTAAAATGGTGAACTTTATCTCATCTCTGGGGAATTGTCTGGGGACCGTAGAAGGCTTCGAGTTCTACCAGTTCCCAGGGCTGGAGCGGTTAGCGATGGTTTCAGAGGACGAGCTTAGGGAGGCCGGTTTCGGTTACAG GGCTAAATACATTATTGGCACTGTAAATGCTTTGCAATCAAAACCTGGTGGAGGTACTGAATGGCTTGCATCTCTTCGTAATTTGGATCTTCATGAGGTTATCGATGCTCTCTCTACTCTACCTGGAGTTGGTCCTAAGGTGGCGGCATGCATAGCTCTCTTCTCTCTTGATCAACACCATGCCATTCCTGTTGATACACATGTGTGGCAG ATTGCTACAAGATACCTGTTACCGGAGCTTGCGGGTGCCCGTCTGACACCCAGGCTCTGCAGCCGTGTGGCAGATGCATTTGTGAGCAAATATGGCAAATATGCTGGCTGGGCTCAGACTTTGCTTTTCATTGCTGAATTACCTTCACAGAAGGCCCTCCTGCCATCACAATTTTGTAGTgccaaagaaaagaaagctGCCAAGAGTAAGAATGGCAAAACGTGCAGTGCTAATTAA